One stretch of Chlamydia abortus DNA includes these proteins:
- a CDS encoding endonuclease III domain-containing protein yields the protein MGNRDCIKNFILSTLNELFPDPQPSLTGWETPFQLLVAIVLSGNSTDKAVNAVTPRLFSLAPDAQALVQLPLEDLYFIISPCGLGRRKAAYLHHLAQILLEKYHGEPPASLELLTQLPGVGRKTASVFLGIIYKIPTFPVDTHILRLSQRWGISNKRSPSAAEKDLVLFFGEANSPKLHLQLIYYAREYCPALYHDTNKCKICAYLIRRSYEKKTNKTL from the coding sequence TTGGGAAATAGAGATTGCATTAAAAATTTTATTCTTTCTACTTTGAACGAGCTCTTCCCCGATCCACAACCGTCGTTAACAGGGTGGGAAACTCCGTTTCAGCTCCTTGTGGCTATTGTACTTTCAGGAAATTCCACCGATAAAGCTGTAAATGCTGTCACCCCAAGGTTGTTCTCCCTTGCTCCTGATGCGCAGGCTTTAGTGCAACTCCCCTTAGAAGACTTATACTTCATCATCTCGCCTTGCGGCCTCGGCAGAAGAAAAGCTGCCTACTTACATCATTTAGCACAGATATTGTTAGAAAAATATCATGGGGAACCTCCGGCTTCTCTAGAGCTATTAACACAATTGCCCGGAGTGGGAAGGAAAACTGCATCGGTTTTCTTAGGAATTATTTATAAAATACCGACCTTTCCTGTAGATACACATATCTTAAGATTATCCCAACGTTGGGGAATCTCTAATAAACGCAGTCCTTCAGCAGCAGAAAAAGATCTCGTTCTTTTTTTCGGAGAAGCTAACTCTCCAAAACTCCATTTACAACTCATCTACTACGCCAGAGAGTACTGCCCTGCTCTCTACCACGACACAAATAAATGCAAAATATGTGCATATTTAATCCGAAGATCTTATGAAAAAAAAACAAACAAAACCCTCTAA
- a CDS encoding phosphatidylserine decarboxylase: MKKLQYIDRLTNQRVTESVCYEKTMTFLYSSKLGKRLSTLLSRSPILSRIYGWIQKRSWTRRKIPGFVKRNHINIKDFKKSLSEFSSFNDFFTRELLPEARPIAQGDNICVTPVDGAYLIYSNIAEFGEFVVKSKRFSLSKLLGDPRLVEKYASGSVVFARLALFDYHRFHFPVDCLPGPTRTINGYLFSVHPMALKDNFNIFCENKRTLTELKTEAFGDVLYLEVGALNVGSIIQTYKPGEKYSKGDEKGFFEIGGSTVIVLFQPGSVQFDADLLKNSRMGLETRCLMGQSLGRSLRE, encoded by the coding sequence GTGAAGAAACTGCAATACATTGATCGTTTAACTAATCAAAGAGTGACGGAATCCGTATGTTATGAAAAAACCATGACGTTTCTATATAGCTCTAAATTAGGGAAAAGACTATCCACACTATTATCTAGATCTCCCATTCTGTCACGTATCTATGGTTGGATTCAAAAACGTTCTTGGACACGTAGAAAAATCCCCGGATTTGTAAAGAGAAATCATATCAACATCAAAGACTTCAAAAAATCTCTTTCCGAGTTTTCCTCTTTTAATGATTTTTTTACTAGGGAGCTTCTCCCTGAAGCGCGACCCATTGCTCAAGGAGATAATATCTGTGTGACTCCTGTAGATGGTGCCTATCTGATTTACTCGAACATAGCTGAATTTGGAGAATTCGTTGTTAAATCCAAGCGTTTTTCTCTTTCAAAACTTTTAGGAGACCCTAGACTTGTTGAAAAATATGCTTCCGGTAGTGTGGTTTTTGCCCGTTTAGCTCTTTTTGATTATCACCGTTTTCACTTCCCAGTAGATTGCTTACCGGGGCCAACGCGCACTATCAACGGGTATTTATTTTCTGTACATCCGATGGCATTAAAAGATAATTTTAATATTTTTTGTGAGAATAAACGGACACTAACCGAGCTCAAAACAGAGGCGTTTGGAGATGTACTTTACCTAGAAGTCGGGGCATTAAATGTTGGCTCTATTATTCAAACCTACAAACCTGGGGAAAAGTATTCTAAAGGTGATGAGAAAGGCTTTTTTGAGATAGGTGGATCTACGGTGATTGTGTTATTTCAACCGGGATCTGTGCAATTTGACGCAGATTTATTGAAGAATTCGCGCATGGGATTGGAAACACGTTGCCTTATGGGACAATCTTTAGGGCGTTCTTTGAGAGAATAA
- a CDS encoding tetratricopeptide repeat protein — translation MWLVILWALVASLTTALVFKVYCHVSRFRRYAIQVIREVHLSMELKEWSAAEQKLLPILKKRCYRRQCLFDYMRILRNLRRFDEVEKLLDEARRLHLRGPQFLLEIAYKAYRHGAYKESCHAFSLVSKEIFEEQDAAKYASALVHVGNLDAACSVIEPWISPLSHQETYITVGDIYFISKRYQDAIEFYNRAYTLGPCPLKVIYNLAHSSRICGNYLEAGKLFRKLLSEPTYREESLFNIGLCEQKQGRSKKALLIYQSSDLWSRGDALLMKHAALAAMDQGDHHLAEYCWGLAFQCCTYAEDWQCSLGYGFSLCCLKKYSDAEKMYLKVIQKFPDCPTACKALAWLSGVGYASIVTAEAGLEYAKKALHLNHSSETLELLSACEARSGNFDAAYEIQAFLSAQDVALQQKKRRSQIMRNLRRKLPLNHQHVVEVDTLLAA, via the coding sequence ATGTGGCTAGTCATCCTATGGGCTTTAGTTGCAAGTTTGACAACAGCTTTAGTTTTTAAAGTCTATTGTCACGTTTCCCGTTTCCGTCGTTATGCTATTCAGGTGATTCGCGAGGTTCATTTGAGCATGGAGCTGAAGGAATGGTCTGCCGCAGAACAAAAACTCTTGCCCATCTTAAAAAAACGTTGTTACCGTCGTCAGTGTTTATTTGATTATATGCGGATTCTTCGCAATTTGCGTCGCTTTGACGAGGTAGAAAAACTGTTAGACGAAGCACGAAGATTACATTTACGCGGTCCGCAATTTTTGTTAGAGATAGCCTACAAAGCATACCGTCATGGCGCGTATAAAGAATCTTGTCATGCCTTTTCTTTAGTTTCGAAAGAGATATTTGAAGAACAAGATGCCGCGAAGTATGCATCCGCTTTAGTGCATGTGGGGAACTTAGATGCGGCGTGTAGTGTCATTGAACCGTGGATTTCTCCTCTATCCCATCAAGAGACTTACATTACCGTCGGAGATATTTATTTTATATCTAAGCGGTACCAAGATGCTATAGAGTTTTATAATCGTGCCTATACTTTGGGCCCATGCCCTTTAAAAGTTATCTATAATTTGGCGCACTCTTCTCGTATTTGTGGTAATTATTTAGAAGCAGGGAAGCTATTTCGCAAGTTACTATCCGAGCCGACTTATAGAGAGGAGTCTCTATTCAACATTGGTTTATGTGAACAAAAACAAGGTCGATCTAAAAAAGCTTTACTGATTTATCAAAGCAGTGATTTGTGGTCCCGAGGCGATGCTTTATTGATGAAGCACGCGGCTTTAGCAGCCATGGATCAAGGTGATCACCACCTAGCTGAATATTGCTGGGGTTTAGCATTTCAGTGTTGTACATATGCTGAGGATTGGCAATGTAGTTTGGGTTATGGCTTTAGTTTATGTTGTTTGAAGAAATATTCTGATGCTGAAAAGATGTACCTTAAAGTGATTCAGAAGTTCCCGGATTGTCCTACAGCATGCAAAGCTTTGGCCTGGTTGTCAGGGGTCGGGTATGCATCAATAGTCACAGCAGAAGCTGGTTTAGAGTATGCAAAAAAGGCTCTGCACCTCAATCATTCCTCAGAAACTTTAGAATTATTGAGTGCTTGTGAAGCCCGTTCAGGGAATTTTGACGCTGCTTATGAAATACAAGCATTTTTGTCAGCTCAAGATGTTGCTTTGCAGCAAAAGAAGCGTCGTTCGCAAATTATGCGTAATTTACGACGCAAGCTGCCTTTGAATCATCAGCATGTTGTAGAAGTAGATACGCTACTTGCTGCTTAA
- a CDS encoding CCA tRNA nucleotidyltransferase, whose amino-acid sequence MTTIALEAAKKILLKLRNAGYQAYFVGGCVRDMLMGKPIEEIDIATSAPPVIVSTIFPDTLAIGAAFGIIVVKENNRLFEVATFRSDENYTDGRHPERVIFSSMKEDALRRDFTINGMYYDPFEEKLYDLVEGRRDLEKRVIRAIGHPKLRFSEDKLRILRAIRFSSSLGFTLDPATERAIIKEAPSLVCSVSPERIWQELKKMLKKNPYEALSLLIQLKIMTIIFPELRDIPPSLLRTSSEFAKRLNPLDFPEICFLLPLFQGVSEEAACVAFTRLRISNKDLKLIQLWYQALPQFQNVSNNRVFWAHFLASPTAHLFLSLFSATQKDPSQQQHFIARVQELEERLEQFIVRIKTASPLVSAPDLIARGIAPGRLLGDLLKEAEILSIENECHDKEKILTLLKEKGFWK is encoded by the coding sequence CAAGCCTATTTTGTTGGTGGTTGTGTTCGCGATATGCTCATGGGCAAGCCCATAGAAGAAATTGACATAGCTACTAGCGCTCCTCCCGTTATTGTTTCTACTATCTTTCCTGACACACTAGCCATAGGAGCCGCTTTCGGTATTATCGTCGTTAAAGAAAACAACCGCTTATTCGAAGTAGCTACATTTCGTAGTGATGAAAATTATACAGACGGACGGCATCCTGAACGTGTGATATTTTCATCAATGAAAGAAGATGCTTTACGCCGTGATTTTACAATAAACGGGATGTATTACGATCCCTTTGAAGAAAAGCTCTATGATCTTGTTGAAGGAAGAAGAGATCTCGAAAAGCGTGTCATACGTGCTATTGGTCATCCTAAATTACGTTTCTCCGAAGATAAACTCCGTATATTACGTGCTATACGTTTTAGTTCCTCTTTAGGATTTACTTTAGATCCTGCTACCGAACGTGCCATTATTAAGGAAGCCCCTTCGTTGGTATGTTCCGTATCTCCAGAAAGAATCTGGCAGGAACTAAAGAAAATGCTGAAAAAAAATCCTTACGAAGCTCTATCCTTGCTGATACAGCTGAAAATCATGACGATAATTTTCCCCGAGCTTCGGGATATTCCTCCAAGCTTACTACGCACAAGTAGCGAATTTGCTAAAAGACTGAATCCGCTAGATTTCCCTGAAATTTGCTTTTTACTTCCTCTATTTCAAGGTGTGAGCGAAGAAGCGGCTTGTGTAGCTTTTACTCGTTTACGAATCTCAAACAAAGATTTGAAACTCATACAACTGTGGTATCAAGCACTTCCTCAGTTCCAGAATGTCAGTAATAATCGTGTGTTCTGGGCGCACTTTCTAGCCTCCCCGACAGCACACCTATTTCTATCTCTATTTTCAGCAACCCAAAAAGATCCTTCCCAACAACAACATTTCATCGCCCGCGTTCAAGAACTAGAAGAACGCTTAGAACAATTCATTGTGAGAATCAAAACTGCGTCGCCCTTAGTTTCTGCTCCTGATCTCATCGCTAGGGGGATTGCACCAGGCAGACTACTCGGAGATCTATTAAAAGAAGCCGAGATACTTTCTATAGAAAACGAGTGTCATGATAAAGAAAAAATTTTAACCCTGCTAAAGGAAAAGGGGTTCTGGAAGTAA
- the der gene encoding ribosome biogenesis GTPase Der, giving the protein MLRIAILGRPNVGKSSLFNRMCKRSLAIVNSQEGTTRDRLYGEIRGWGIPVQVIDTGGVDKDSEDHFQKHIYKQALAGANEADILLLVIDIRCGITELDAEIAKQLLYLKKPLILVANKADTLKDEYRVHELYKIGISEIVTVSASHDKHIDKLIHKIKTLANVPEVVEEPREEMHEEEVPGMEFPETKEFLSDDEDEDTAFSQSSVADKPLKIALIGRPNVGKSSIINALLNEERCIIDNVPGTTRDNIDILYSHNDRSYLFIDTAGLRKMKSVKNSIEWISSSRTEKAIARADICLLVIDATHHLSSYDKRILSLISKQKKPHIILVNKWDLIEGVRMEHYIRDLRATDMYIGQSKILCISAATKRNLRQIFSSIDELHTTVSSKVPTPVVNKTLALALQKHHPQVINGRRLRVYYAIHKTATPFQFLLFINAKSLLTKHYECYLKNTLKSAFNLYGVPFDLEFKEKTKRTN; this is encoded by the coding sequence ATGCTACGAATTGCTATTTTAGGAAGACCCAATGTAGGGAAATCTTCTCTTTTCAATCGCATGTGCAAACGATCTTTGGCTATAGTCAACTCACAAGAAGGAACGACACGAGACCGACTATACGGAGAGATACGTGGATGGGGAATCCCTGTACAAGTCATCGATACGGGAGGAGTAGATAAAGATTCTGAAGATCACTTCCAAAAACATATTTACAAGCAGGCGTTAGCTGGAGCAAACGAAGCGGATATATTACTGCTCGTCATTGATATCCGCTGTGGGATTACAGAATTAGATGCAGAGATTGCGAAACAGCTGCTCTACTTAAAGAAACCTTTGATCCTCGTCGCAAATAAAGCAGATACACTAAAAGATGAATACCGTGTTCATGAACTATACAAAATAGGAATCTCTGAGATTGTTACTGTATCGGCAAGTCACGATAAACATATCGACAAGCTTATACACAAAATTAAAACTCTCGCTAATGTTCCTGAAGTTGTTGAGGAACCTAGAGAGGAGATGCATGAGGAAGAAGTTCCTGGCATGGAGTTCCCAGAAACCAAAGAATTTCTATCCGATGACGAAGACGAAGACACCGCCTTTTCCCAGTCTTCAGTAGCAGATAAGCCCCTAAAAATTGCTCTTATAGGTCGTCCTAATGTCGGGAAGTCCTCGATCATTAACGCACTATTAAATGAAGAGCGTTGCATCATTGATAATGTCCCTGGAACTACTCGTGACAATATCGATATTCTTTATTCTCATAATGACCGGTCGTATCTATTTATAGACACCGCGGGTCTGAGAAAAATGAAAAGCGTGAAAAATTCTATAGAATGGATCTCTTCTTCCAGAACAGAAAAAGCTATAGCGCGTGCCGATATTTGCTTACTCGTCATTGATGCTACGCATCACCTATCTTCTTATGATAAACGCATTCTTTCTCTGATATCTAAACAGAAAAAGCCCCACATCATTCTTGTGAACAAATGGGATTTGATTGAAGGCGTGCGGATGGAACATTACATTCGCGACTTACGTGCTACAGATATGTATATTGGTCAATCGAAGATCCTTTGCATATCTGCGGCGACAAAACGCAACCTACGTCAGATCTTCTCATCGATTGATGAACTCCATACAACAGTATCAAGTAAAGTCCCCACGCCGGTAGTGAATAAAACACTCGCCCTAGCTCTACAGAAACATCATCCCCAAGTCATTAACGGAAGAAGACTACGTGTGTACTACGCTATTCATAAAACAGCAACACCCTTCCAGTTCTTACTATTTATTAATGCGAAGTCCTTATTAACTAAACATTACGAGTGTTATTTAAAAAATACTTTAAAATCAGCATTTAATTTATACGGTGTTCCTTTTGATTTAGAATTTAAAGAAAAAACGAAAAGAACAAATTAA
- the mnmE gene encoding tRNA uridine-5-carboxymethylaminomethyl(34) synthesis GTPase MnmE produces the protein MIKNDTIAAIATPPGEGSIAIVRISGPEAIQITDKIFSGSVPSFSSHTAHLGTVSYNGQQIDQTLLLIMRAPRSFTGEDVVELQCHGGYFSCSQILAALIAEGARPALPGEFSQRAFLNGKIDLIQAEAIQNIIAADNLDAFHIAQNHFQGHFSKKVQQISSLIIESLAFIEVLADFPEEEQPDMQEPMNRLHEAILIIDDLIASFDQGQRLAQGTSIVLAGHPNAGKSSLLNALTNKNRAIVTDIPGTTRDILEENWMLQGKRIRLIDSAGQRETHNPIEQEGIERAIAAMEASEAILWVMDASQPPPPLPEILMRKPSLLLWNKSDLATPPHLETTLPQLAVSAKTGAGMIELKQFIQQWMQKQQLGKNGKVFLISSRHHTILQHMRTYLLSAQEGLQSQSPPEFIALELRQALQTTGNLSGSEINETILGEIFSRFCIGK, from the coding sequence ATGATTAAAAACGATACTATTGCTGCGATAGCCACACCTCCCGGAGAGGGAAGTATTGCCATTGTCCGTATATCGGGCCCAGAAGCTATTCAGATCACAGACAAAATTTTCTCCGGATCCGTACCGTCGTTTTCTTCCCACACAGCACATCTAGGTACGGTAAGTTACAATGGCCAGCAGATCGATCAAACCCTTTTATTAATTATGCGAGCTCCGCGTTCATTCACGGGAGAAGATGTTGTCGAACTCCAGTGTCATGGAGGCTATTTTTCCTGCTCTCAAATCTTAGCAGCTTTGATAGCCGAAGGAGCTCGCCCTGCTCTCCCTGGAGAATTTTCTCAACGCGCTTTTCTCAATGGAAAAATTGATCTTATCCAAGCAGAAGCAATTCAAAATATTATTGCTGCTGATAATTTAGACGCTTTCCATATAGCGCAGAACCATTTCCAGGGACACTTCTCAAAGAAAGTTCAACAGATTTCTTCGTTGATTATCGAATCTCTCGCCTTTATTGAAGTTCTTGCAGATTTCCCTGAAGAAGAACAGCCGGATATGCAAGAACCGATGAACCGACTCCACGAGGCGATATTGATCATCGACGATCTCATTGCTAGTTTTGATCAAGGGCAAAGGTTAGCTCAAGGAACGAGTATTGTATTAGCCGGCCACCCTAATGCAGGAAAATCTTCTCTTCTTAACGCACTCACGAATAAAAATCGCGCCATTGTTACGGATATCCCCGGAACTACAAGAGATATATTAGAAGAAAATTGGATGTTACAAGGAAAACGTATCCGACTTATCGACTCTGCAGGACAGCGAGAAACCCATAATCCTATAGAACAAGAAGGTATTGAGCGGGCCATAGCTGCCATGGAAGCGTCCGAAGCCATTCTTTGGGTTATGGATGCCTCACAACCTCCACCACCTCTTCCAGAAATCTTAATGCGCAAACCTTCCCTTCTTCTTTGGAACAAATCCGACCTAGCGACACCACCTCATCTTGAAACCACCTTACCTCAATTAGCTGTCTCCGCAAAAACAGGCGCAGGCATGATTGAGCTCAAACAATTTATCCAACAATGGATGCAAAAACAACAGTTGGGCAAGAATGGAAAAGTCTTTCTTATTTCTTCGCGACACCATACAATACTGCAACACATGCGCACCTATTTGCTCTCAGCCCAGGAAGGATTACAGAGTCAATCCCCCCCGGAGTTTATTGCTTTAGAACTAAGACAAGCTCTGCAGACTACAGGAAATCTTTCTGGATCTGAAATTAATGAAACCATACTGGGAGAAATTTTTAGCAGGTTTTGTATTGGGAAATAG
- the secA gene encoding preprotein translocase subunit SecA — protein sequence MLDFLKRFFGSSQERTLKKFQKLVDKVNLYDEMLAPLSDEELRNKTAELKKRYQDGESLDDMLPEAYAVVKNVCRRLTGTPVEVSGYHQNWDMVPYDVQVLGAIAMHKGFITEMQTGEGKTLTAVMPLYLNALTGKPVHLVTVNDYLAQRDCEWVGSILRWLGLTTGVLISGSPLEKRKDIYRCDVVYGTASEFGFDYLRDNSIATSVDEQVGRGFYFAIIDEVDSILIDEARTPLIISGPGEKHNPVYFELKDKVADLVQLQRELCNQLALEARRGLELFLDMDILPKDKKVIEAISEFCRSLWLVSKGMPLNRVLRRVREHPDLRAMIDKWDTYYHAEQNKEESIEKLSQLYIIVDEHNNDFELTDRGMQQWVDKAGGSAEDFVMMDMGHEYALIDGDDTLSPTEKINRKIAISEEDTRRKARAHGLRQLLRAHLLMERDVDYIVRNDQIVIIDEHTGRPQPGRRFSEGLHQAIEAKEHVTIRKESQTFATVTLQNFFRLYEKLAGMTGTAITESKEFKEIYNLYVLQVPTFKECLRVDHNDEFYMTEREKYHAIVKEIARIHAVGNPILIGTESVEVSEKLSRILRQNRIEHTVLNAKNHAQEAEIIAAAGKLGAVTVATNMAGRGTDIKLDEEAVVVGGLHVIGTSRHQSRRIDRQLRGRCARLGDPGSAKFFLSFEDRLMRLFASPKLNALIRHFRPPEGEAMSDPMFNKLIETAQKRVEARNYTIRKHTLEYDDVMNRQRQTIYAFRNDVIRSEDIFGLAKEAISHVALMIASLIVSRDHPTGNSLPRLEEWMNYSFPLQLNIEELKRLKSIDAIAERVADDLIEVFQNKFASMVQEITEAAGEKVDANGVCKDVIRSVMIMHIDEQWKIHLVDMDLLRSEVGLRTVGQKDPLIEFKHESFLLFESLIRDIRIAIVKHLFRLELTMTREQRPQNVVPVVATSFQNNENFGPLELTVISDSDDE from the coding sequence ATGTTAGATTTTCTTAAACGTTTCTTTGGATCTTCTCAAGAGCGCACCTTAAAAAAATTTCAAAAACTTGTGGATAAGGTCAACCTCTATGATGAGATGCTAGCTCCTTTGTCTGATGAGGAGTTACGTAATAAAACAGCAGAGTTAAAAAAGCGTTATCAGGACGGCGAATCCTTAGATGATATGCTTCCCGAGGCTTATGCCGTAGTGAAAAATGTATGCAGGCGTTTAACAGGAACTCCTGTAGAAGTGTCGGGTTATCATCAAAATTGGGACATGGTTCCCTATGATGTGCAGGTTCTCGGTGCTATAGCTATGCATAAGGGCTTTATAACCGAGATGCAGACAGGAGAGGGGAAAACTCTCACCGCTGTTATGCCTCTATATTTAAATGCATTGACAGGCAAGCCTGTGCATTTAGTCACAGTGAATGATTATCTCGCTCAAAGGGATTGTGAGTGGGTCGGCTCTATATTGCGTTGGTTAGGTTTAACTACCGGAGTATTGATATCAGGATCGCCTTTAGAAAAAAGAAAAGACATTTATCGTTGTGACGTTGTCTACGGTACAGCATCAGAGTTCGGGTTTGATTATCTCAGAGATAATTCTATTGCAACTTCTGTGGATGAGCAGGTGGGACGTGGGTTTTATTTTGCTATTATCGATGAAGTCGACTCGATTTTAATTGATGAAGCCAGAACTCCTTTAATTATTTCTGGTCCTGGGGAAAAACATAATCCTGTGTATTTCGAACTCAAAGATAAAGTGGCTGACCTCGTTCAGTTACAAAGGGAGTTATGTAACCAGTTAGCTCTTGAAGCTAGACGGGGACTAGAATTGTTCTTGGATATGGATATTCTTCCTAAGGATAAAAAAGTTATCGAAGCTATCTCCGAATTTTGCCGTAGCTTATGGTTAGTTAGTAAGGGAATGCCTTTAAATCGTGTTTTGCGTAGAGTGCGCGAACACCCAGATTTGCGAGCCATGATAGATAAATGGGATACTTATTATCATGCTGAGCAAAATAAAGAAGAGAGTATAGAGAAGCTATCTCAGCTGTATATCATTGTTGATGAACATAATAACGATTTTGAATTGACAGATCGTGGCATGCAACAATGGGTGGATAAGGCTGGAGGTTCTGCTGAAGATTTTGTCATGATGGACATGGGGCATGAATATGCTCTTATAGATGGTGACGATACCTTATCACCGACAGAGAAAATCAATAGAAAAATAGCTATTTCCGAAGAAGATACGAGGAGAAAAGCTCGAGCTCATGGCTTGCGCCAACTATTAAGAGCGCATCTTCTTATGGAACGCGATGTGGATTATATTGTTCGTAATGATCAAATTGTCATCATTGACGAACATACGGGCCGCCCGCAACCAGGTCGTCGTTTTTCCGAAGGACTGCATCAAGCCATAGAAGCAAAAGAACATGTCACTATCCGTAAGGAATCACAAACGTTTGCTACAGTTACCTTACAGAATTTCTTCCGTCTGTATGAAAAACTCGCAGGTATGACGGGAACAGCAATTACGGAATCTAAAGAGTTTAAAGAGATTTATAATCTTTATGTATTGCAGGTGCCCACGTTTAAAGAATGTTTGCGTGTAGATCACAATGACGAATTTTATATGACAGAGCGTGAAAAGTACCACGCGATTGTTAAGGAAATTGCCCGTATACATGCCGTAGGGAACCCGATTCTCATAGGAACGGAGTCTGTAGAGGTTTCTGAGAAACTTTCTCGTATTTTGAGACAAAATCGCATAGAACATACAGTGTTAAATGCGAAAAATCATGCTCAAGAAGCAGAGATCATTGCAGCAGCAGGAAAGCTGGGAGCTGTGACTGTAGCTACCAATATGGCTGGCCGTGGTACAGATATTAAGCTGGATGAAGAAGCTGTAGTTGTTGGAGGTCTCCATGTTATTGGTACGAGTCGGCACCAATCACGCCGTATAGATAGGCAGTTGCGCGGGCGTTGCGCACGTTTAGGAGATCCTGGTTCGGCGAAATTTTTCCTATCTTTTGAAGATCGCCTGATGCGCTTATTTGCATCGCCCAAGTTAAATGCCTTGATTCGTCATTTCCGTCCTCCTGAAGGAGAGGCTATGTCGGATCCTATGTTCAATAAGCTCATTGAAACAGCACAGAAACGGGTGGAAGCAAGAAACTATACTATTCGAAAGCATACTCTTGAGTATGACGATGTTATGAATAGGCAAAGGCAGACGATCTATGCTTTTCGTAATGACGTTATCCGCTCTGAAGATATCTTTGGTTTAGCTAAGGAAGCAATATCTCATGTTGCATTAATGATCGCTTCGTTGATAGTGAGCCGTGATCATCCTACAGGGAATTCTCTTCCTAGGCTGGAAGAATGGATGAACTATTCTTTCCCACTGCAATTGAATATTGAAGAATTGAAAAGATTGAAGTCTATAGATGCCATTGCCGAACGGGTTGCTGATGATCTCATAGAAGTTTTCCAGAATAAGTTTGCTTCTATGGTGCAGGAAATTACCGAAGCAGCCGGAGAAAAAGTCGATGCTAATGGTGTCTGTAAAGATGTTATTCGCTCGGTCATGATTATGCATATCGATGAGCAGTGGAAAATTCATCTTGTAGATATGGATTTATTACGTAGTGAAGTAGGTTTACGTACTGTCGGTCAGAAAGACCCTCTTATCGAATTTAAACATGAGTCGTTCTTACTATTCGAAAGTCTTATTCGCGATATTCGTATTGCTATTGTAAAGCATTTGTTCCGTTTAGAGTTGACGATGACTAGAGAACAGCGGCCTCAAAATGTCGTGCCTGTTGTTGCCACATCTTTCCAAAATAATGAAAATTTCGGTCCTTTGGAACTCACAGTTATCAGTGATTCTGACGATGAATAA